The Geoanaerobacter pelophilus genome includes a region encoding these proteins:
- the pheA gene encoding prephenate dehydratase has protein sequence MTTNKTLEELRHEIDALDDRILDILNRRAEFVMQVGRIKTRENREFHVPSREREIYERLAALNKGPFPTEAIRSVFREIISASLALEAPMKVAFLGPKATFSHLAAMQHFGLAAELVPQKSIPAVFEEVEKGRALYGVVPVENSTEGVISHTLDMFTGSDLKINAEILLEVSHFLLSRTGRIEDVKKIYSHPQPLAQCRRWLAENLPNVPLVDVASTTLAAQIVSEDYSAAAIASEYAASLYDLKVVRERIEDQVNNVTRFLVIGSKMADKSGDDRSSLMFSVKDEPGILYRMLEPFAKRGLNLSKIESRPNKSKAWEYIFFLDLAGHVSDQPVADAVKELKEMCQFVKILGSYPRAK, from the coding sequence GTGACAACCAACAAGACACTAGAAGAACTGCGCCACGAAATCGACGCCCTGGACGACCGGATCCTGGATATCCTGAACCGGCGCGCCGAATTTGTCATGCAGGTCGGCAGAATCAAGACCCGAGAGAACCGCGAATTCCATGTGCCGAGCCGCGAGCGCGAGATTTACGAGCGTCTTGCTGCCTTGAACAAGGGGCCGTTCCCAACTGAGGCAATCAGGAGCGTTTTTCGGGAGATCATCTCCGCCTCGCTGGCGCTCGAAGCACCGATGAAGGTGGCGTTTCTCGGTCCCAAAGCGACTTTTTCCCATCTTGCGGCCATGCAGCACTTCGGGCTTGCCGCCGAGCTGGTCCCCCAGAAATCGATCCCTGCTGTTTTCGAAGAGGTCGAAAAAGGGCGGGCGCTTTATGGCGTTGTCCCGGTCGAGAACTCCACTGAAGGGGTTATCTCCCACACCCTCGATATGTTCACCGGCAGCGATCTGAAGATCAATGCCGAGATCCTGCTGGAAGTGTCCCATTTTCTCCTGTCCCGCACCGGTCGGATCGAGGATGTGAAGAAGATCTACTCGCATCCCCAGCCGCTGGCCCAGTGCCGGCGCTGGCTTGCCGAAAACCTTCCCAACGTGCCGCTGGTCGATGTTGCCTCAACAACCCTTGCGGCCCAGATTGTCAGTGAAGACTACTCGGCAGCAGCCATAGCCAGCGAGTATGCCGCTTCCCTCTACGATCTGAAGGTGGTCAGGGAGCGGATTGAAGATCAGGTAAACAATGTAACCCGCTTTCTGGTCATTGGCAGCAAGATGGCCGATAAATCCGGTGACGACAGGAGTTCCCTGATGTTCTCGGTCAAGGACGAGCCGGGAATCCTCTACCGGATGCTGGAGCCGTTCGCCAAGCGGGGGCTGAACCTCTCCAAGATCGAATCGCGGCCGAACAAGAGCAAGGCCTGGGAATACATCTTCTTCCTCGATCTGGCCGGGCATGTCAGCGACCAGCCGGTTGCCGATGCGGTTAAGGAGTTGAAGGAGATGTGTCAGTTCGTGAAAATCCTCGGATCATATCCAAGGGCGAAGTAG
- a CDS encoding prephenate dehydrogenase, with amino-acid sequence MPLINRLAIIGVGLIGGSLARILREKGEVGEVVGIGRGKANLERAVELGVIDRYAHDPAEGVSGADMVFLATPVCTIADIVKTIAPSLSPGCIITDGGSVKGDIVRACEPLVPAGCHFVGGHPIAGTENSGVEASFATLYQGRRCIITPTEHTDRGALDKVVRMWQLAGSNVVQMDVEKHDRVVAAISHLPHMVAYSLVNAVGEYDGCDENILKYSAGGFRDFTRIASSDPVMWRDIALQNRDSILEMMDLFADYYARLRALVACGDGAAIERFFASSKEHRDGIVNQAALPSVKEES; translated from the coding sequence ATGCCACTTATTAATCGTCTAGCAATAATTGGTGTTGGCCTCATCGGCGGTTCCCTGGCGCGCATCCTCAGGGAAAAGGGTGAAGTGGGTGAAGTGGTGGGGATCGGTCGCGGCAAGGCCAACCTGGAGCGCGCTGTTGAGCTCGGGGTGATCGACCGCTACGCTCATGACCCTGCCGAAGGGGTTAGCGGAGCCGACATGGTCTTCCTGGCCACACCGGTATGCACCATTGCCGATATCGTTAAGACAATAGCGCCCTCGCTGTCCCCCGGATGTATCATCACCGACGGCGGCAGTGTCAAGGGTGATATTGTCAGGGCGTGCGAACCGTTGGTCCCTGCGGGTTGCCATTTCGTGGGAGGGCACCCGATAGCCGGGACCGAGAACTCCGGGGTAGAGGCATCGTTTGCTACGCTTTACCAGGGACGCAGATGCATCATTACCCCAACAGAGCATACCGACCGGGGCGCGCTCGACAAGGTTGTCCGGATGTGGCAGTTGGCCGGCAGCAATGTGGTGCAGATGGATGTCGAAAAGCATGACCGGGTGGTGGCTGCCATTTCCCATCTGCCGCACATGGTTGCCTACAGCCTGGTCAATGCAGTCGGCGAGTATGATGGTTGCGACGAAAACATTCTCAAGTATTCGGCCGGCGGCTTCCGGGATTTTACCCGAATTGCCTCGTCAGACCCGGTGATGTGGCGCGATATTGCGCTGCAGAACCGCGACAGCATCCTGGAGATGATGGATCTGTTTGCCGACTACTATGCCCGGTTGCGGGCGCTGGTCGCCTGTGGGGATGGGGCGGCCATAGAGCGGTTTTT